From the genome of Nocardia sp. NBC_01503, one region includes:
- a CDS encoding spermidine synthase — MSSWLELPGDEEVRVVGEPVPGTREVRFGMAELRADAYRPNAWLLTVDGIAQSYVDLDDPTFLELDYVRFMGCVVDSLEPFDAALDVVHIGGGGGTFPRYLSALRPGSRHLIIEADGALAEFVDERLGLRSVPGVELRIGDGLSEIHTLSAASAHLVVADAFEGLRMAEGITGAAFTAQVARVLRTDGVYLLNLVGTRHQLDEIRAAFPHHALLDGDVFAGYVGNQVLAASRVPLPLETLYRQAEAAFPPVRVTVPDRPR; from the coding sequence ATGAGTAGCTGGCTGGAACTGCCCGGGGACGAAGAGGTGCGAGTGGTTGGTGAGCCGGTGCCCGGGACACGTGAAGTGCGGTTCGGCATGGCCGAGTTGCGGGCGGACGCGTATCGGCCGAATGCCTGGTTGCTGACCGTGGACGGTATCGCCCAGTCGTATGTGGACCTGGATGATCCGACCTTTCTCGAGCTGGATTATGTCCGGTTCATGGGCTGTGTCGTCGATTCCCTGGAACCCTTCGATGCCGCGCTGGATGTGGTGCATATCGGCGGTGGCGGTGGCACGTTCCCGCGCTATCTGTCTGCGCTGCGGCCCGGTTCGCGGCATCTGATCATCGAGGCCGATGGGGCTTTGGCGGAGTTCGTCGACGAGCGATTGGGCTTGCGCTCGGTGCCGGGGGTGGAGCTGCGAATCGGTGATGGCCTCTCGGAGATCCATACCTTGTCCGCGGCCTCGGCACATCTGGTGGTGGCGGACGCGTTCGAAGGTCTGCGCATGGCCGAGGGCATCACCGGTGCCGCCTTCACCGCACAGGTGGCCAGGGTGCTGCGGACCGACGGCGTCTATCTGCTGAATCTGGTTGGCACCCGGCATCAATTGGACGAAATCCGCGCGGCATTTCCCCATCACGCGTTGCTGGACGGCGATGTGTTCGCCGGTTATGTCGGCAACCAGGTCCTGGCCGCCAGTCGTGTTCCCCTGCCTCTCGAAACGTTGTACCGGCAAGCGGAAGCGGCGTTCCCTCCGGTACGGGTGACGGTTCCGGATCGACCGCGATAG
- a CDS encoding proton-conducting transporter transmembrane domain-containing protein gives MTALVLGAILAPGGAAALGALAGWRRGTAVFTTLSALAVLTCGTMLGTGLNGRSYVLAGGLLRVDALSVTMLLVIGVVGTLATCAGIGYIDAELAHGHTDAHGARTYAALVPAFLAAMALAVCANNIGVIWVGVEATTVVTAFLVGHRRSRTALEATWKYVVICSVGIIVAFLGTVLLYFASRHAGAPSEQALNLDVLLTHASHLDPGVTRMAGGLLLIGYGAKAGLVPFHSWLADAHSQAPAPVSALMSGVLLAVALSVVLRIKPVIDAATGTGYLRAGLLIVGLATLSIAASMLTVARDLKRLLAYSSMENMGLIAIAAAAGTRLAIAALLLHVLAHGIGKTVLFLSTGPLQAAHQSTTIATITGVAARSRVIGSTFGVGMVVLLGLPPFAMFASELAIARSLADAHLAWALAIALLLIAVAFAALVRNTSRILLGAAPDGAPVIAVPRSMTLALLTGVALSIALGITAGPLTDLFTTAAAQVQPK, from the coding sequence ATGACGGCCCTGGTTCTCGGCGCGATACTCGCGCCCGGCGGCGCGGCGGCGCTCGGCGCGCTTGCCGGATGGCGGCGCGGCACAGCGGTTTTCACCACGCTCAGCGCTCTAGCCGTGCTGACGTGCGGAACGATGCTGGGCACCGGCCTGAATGGGCGAAGTTATGTGCTGGCCGGCGGACTGCTGCGGGTGGACGCGCTCTCGGTGACGATGCTGCTCGTCATCGGTGTCGTCGGCACGCTGGCCACATGCGCGGGTATCGGCTATATCGACGCCGAGCTCGCGCACGGCCACACCGACGCTCATGGCGCACGCACCTATGCCGCGCTGGTACCCGCCTTCCTGGCCGCGATGGCACTGGCGGTCTGCGCCAACAATATCGGCGTAATCTGGGTCGGGGTCGAGGCGACCACCGTGGTCACCGCGTTCCTGGTCGGGCATCGACGCTCCCGGACCGCGCTCGAGGCCACCTGGAAGTACGTGGTGATCTGCTCGGTGGGCATCATCGTCGCGTTCTTGGGAACCGTGCTGCTGTACTTCGCTTCCCGACATGCGGGCGCTCCGAGTGAGCAAGCTCTGAATCTAGACGTCTTGCTGACTCACGCAAGTCATCTCGATCCTGGTGTCACGCGAATGGCGGGTGGCCTGCTGTTGATCGGCTACGGCGCCAAGGCCGGACTCGTACCGTTCCATTCCTGGCTGGCCGACGCCCACAGTCAGGCACCGGCGCCGGTGTCGGCCTTGATGAGCGGAGTGCTGCTGGCGGTGGCGCTATCGGTGGTGCTGCGGATCAAGCCGGTCATCGACGCGGCGACCGGCACCGGCTATCTGCGTGCCGGGCTACTGATCGTCGGCCTGGCGACCCTGTCGATCGCGGCATCCATGTTGACGGTGGCCCGCGATCTCAAACGGCTGCTGGCATATTCGTCCATGGAGAACATGGGTTTGATCGCGATCGCCGCGGCGGCGGGAACCCGCCTGGCGATCGCCGCACTGCTGCTGCACGTACTCGCACACGGCATCGGCAAGACCGTCTTGTTCCTATCCACCGGCCCTTTGCAAGCTGCCCATCAATCCACAACCATCGCCACGATCACCGGCGTTGCCGCTCGGTCCCGTGTGATCGGCTCGACCTTCGGCGTGGGCATGGTCGTGCTGCTGGGGTTGCCGCCATTCGCGATGTTCGCCAGCGAACTGGCCATCGCTCGTTCCCTGGCCGACGCGCACCTGGCGTGGGCGCTGGCCATCGCTCTGCTTCTGATCGCGGTGGCGTTCGCCGCTCTGGTTCGCAACACCAGCCGTATCCTGCTCGGCGCCGCCCCCGACGGCGCGCCCGTGATCGCGGTTCCCCGTTCGATGACGCTGGCATTGCTTACGGGAGTGGCACTTTCGATCGCACTCGGCATCACGGCCGGACCGCTCACCGACCTTTTCACCACCGCCGCCGCACAGGTGCAGCCGAAATGA
- a CDS encoding proton-conducting transporter transmembrane domain-containing protein, giving the protein MVTTTLGILAVAAGIGGVFGPVRSLRVGWLLPLSGVYLRLDQVGGFFLALTGGVAIPVGVYLIGYARREHLGSVPLAVVPVFVAAMLLVPCAGSVTTFLLAWESMAIASLVLVFTEHRRSAARRAGVFYAVMTQLGFAAILIGLLVASAATGGADRFDGFTAVPAGTRTVVFALTVVGFGSKAGLVPLHAWLPRAHPEAPSPVSALMSAAMVNLGIYGIVRIDLQLLGPGPRWWGLALMIVGGVTAVYGVLQASVQSDLKRLLAFSTTENMGLVTLALGTATLFADAGAGSAATVAMAAAMLHLIAHAAFKCLGFLGAGSVLAATGVRDLDRLGGLAGRMPVTTTLFGIAALGASGLPLGAGFVSEWLLVQSLIHTGTQSDSVLTLAAPLAVGAVALTAGLGVAAMVKAFGIGFLARPRSRQAADAREASASMTAGMAIAAGACLIVAVVPVVVGPAIRNVVGALPASGMHEFTGLGWTIHLPGLTGSLMPTGIAAAVVVAGLTISVLIRWRTRSNPAPEELPLWACGADQPNPRMQYTATSFAEPLQRVFDDVLRPDTDIEITHLAESRYLVEKVAYRARIADTVEDRLYRPVIRGIRLTAMAVARAHTGNVHLYLAYGTLGVLIVLVVSR; this is encoded by the coding sequence ATGGTCACGACCACACTCGGAATCCTCGCAGTGGCGGCGGGAATCGGTGGCGTGTTCGGGCCGGTGCGGTCACTGAGAGTCGGCTGGCTACTTCCACTGTCAGGGGTTTACCTGCGGCTGGATCAGGTCGGTGGCTTCTTCCTGGCACTCACGGGTGGGGTGGCAATCCCGGTGGGCGTCTATCTGATCGGGTATGCACGGCGTGAGCATCTCGGCTCGGTGCCGTTGGCGGTAGTGCCGGTGTTCGTGGCGGCGATGCTGCTGGTGCCTTGCGCCGGCTCGGTGACAACCTTCCTGCTGGCCTGGGAGTCCATGGCGATCGCATCGCTGGTGCTGGTATTCACCGAACATCGGCGATCGGCCGCGCGCAGAGCGGGTGTCTTCTATGCGGTCATGACCCAGTTGGGGTTCGCCGCGATCTTGATCGGGTTGCTGGTGGCATCGGCCGCGACGGGTGGGGCGGACCGGTTCGACGGGTTCACCGCAGTCCCGGCAGGGACACGCACGGTCGTATTCGCCTTGACCGTAGTGGGATTCGGCTCCAAGGCGGGGCTGGTGCCGCTGCACGCATGGTTGCCGCGCGCGCATCCGGAGGCCCCGAGCCCGGTATCGGCTCTGATGAGCGCGGCTATGGTGAATCTCGGGATCTACGGCATCGTCCGCATAGATCTGCAGTTGCTGGGACCGGGTCCACGCTGGTGGGGTCTGGCGCTGATGATCGTGGGCGGAGTGACCGCCGTATACGGGGTCTTGCAGGCATCGGTGCAGTCGGATCTCAAAAGGCTGCTGGCATTTTCGACCACCGAGAATATGGGCCTGGTGACCTTGGCGCTGGGAACGGCGACCCTGTTCGCCGATGCGGGAGCGGGCTCGGCGGCGACGGTGGCCATGGCCGCGGCAATGCTGCATCTGATCGCGCATGCGGCGTTCAAGTGCCTCGGTTTTCTAGGGGCCGGTTCGGTGCTGGCCGCGACCGGCGTACGAGATCTGGACCGGCTGGGCGGTCTGGCAGGACGAATGCCCGTCACCACGACATTGTTCGGTATCGCGGCCTTGGGCGCCTCGGGTTTGCCACTGGGTGCCGGTTTCGTCAGTGAGTGGCTGCTGGTTCAGTCACTCATTCACACTGGCACGCAAAGTGATTCGGTGCTGACATTGGCGGCTCCGCTGGCGGTGGGCGCGGTCGCGCTGACCGCCGGTCTGGGCGTGGCTGCGATGGTGAAGGCGTTCGGCATCGGATTCCTCGCTCGACCGCGTTCGCGGCAGGCTGCGGACGCTCGCGAAGCGTCGGCCTCGATGACGGCGGGAATGGCGATCGCCGCGGGAGCATGTCTGATTGTGGCCGTGGTACCGGTGGTCGTAGGCCCAGCGATTCGGAACGTGGTCGGCGCGCTACCGGCATCGGGGATGCACGAGTTCACCGGTTTGGGCTGGACGATTCACCTGCCCGGACTCACGGGCAGCCTCATGCCCACCGGTATCGCCGCCGCGGTGGTCGTCGCCGGTCTGACCATCTCGGTCTTGATCCGATGGCGGACCCGGAGCAATCCGGCACCGGAGGAGCTGCCACTGTGGGCGTGCGGCGCGGATCAGCCGAACCCGCGAATGCAGTACACGGCAACATCATTCGCCGAACCACTGCAGCGCGTGTTCGACGATGTGCTGCGCCCGGATACCGATATCGAGATCACGCACCTGGCCGAGTCCCGGTATCTGGTGGAGAAAGTCGCCTATCGCGCGCGGATCGCCGACACGGTCGAGGACCGCCTGTATCGCCCCGTGATCCGGGGTATCCGCCTGACGGCGATGGCCGTGGCACGCGCGCACACCGGCAATGTGCATCTCTATCTCGCCTATGGCACGCTCGGCGTACTGATCGTGTTGGTGGTGTCGCGATGA
- a CDS encoding MarR family winged helix-turn-helix transcriptional regulator: protein MDFEQADALNQAIRLLTLRHRARAAALLAPLGLHPGQEALLLELDRVGPTIQAKLSDALGCEPPSITIMARKLEASGHIRRTPAPDDRRASIVELTESGRELTERIKHLWHALAEETVTGLSPETVTALPQLLNTLTGNVDSRQGGRAAGTRNAHGLHDE, encoded by the coding sequence GTGGACTTCGAGCAAGCCGACGCCCTCAACCAGGCCATCCGCCTGTTGACCCTGCGCCACCGCGCGCGGGCCGCTGCGCTACTGGCCCCGCTGGGCCTGCACCCCGGTCAAGAGGCACTGCTGCTCGAACTCGACCGGGTCGGGCCGACCATCCAGGCCAAGCTCAGCGACGCGCTGGGCTGCGAACCGCCCAGCATTACGATCATGGCCCGCAAACTCGAGGCATCCGGTCATATCCGTCGCACCCCCGCCCCCGACGACCGACGAGCCAGTATCGTCGAACTCACCGAAAGCGGCAGGGAGCTGACCGAGCGGATCAAACATCTGTGGCATGCCCTGGCCGAGGAGACCGTCACCGGCCTATCCCCCGAAACCGTCACGGCGCTACCGCAATTGCTCAACACCCTGACCGGCAATGTCGACTCGAGACAGGGTGGCCGCGCAGCAGGCACTCGAAATGCGCATGGTCTTCACGATGAATGA
- a CDS encoding pyridoxamine 5'-phosphate oxidase family protein, whose translation MTGMADQIGDESGCETVELGLRETLRLLSGAAFGRIVFTQHALPAIRPVNHFIDNGVIIIRTRLSTPLANIPRADGGTGEVVVYEADELDPVSHTGWSVVVTGFARPVTDPDRVSRYERLLHPWVNRTMNAVIEIEPRIVTGTRLVPMCADKRDLRLSPAASIPSPWSTFA comes from the coding sequence ATGACAGGAATGGCGGATCAGATCGGTGACGAGTCCGGTTGCGAAACAGTCGAACTCGGACTCCGAGAAACGCTGCGGTTGCTTTCCGGCGCGGCATTCGGTCGCATCGTGTTCACTCAGCACGCCTTACCCGCGATCCGCCCGGTCAACCACTTCATAGACAACGGGGTGATCATCATCCGCACCCGGTTGTCGACACCTCTCGCGAACATCCCGCGAGCCGACGGCGGGACCGGTGAAGTAGTGGTGTACGAAGCGGATGAACTCGATCCGGTATCGCACACCGGCTGGAGTGTGGTGGTGACCGGATTCGCCCGCCCGGTCACCGATCCGGACCGGGTGTCCCGCTACGAGCGGCTGCTGCACCCCTGGGTGAACAGAACAATGAACGCGGTCATCGAGATCGAACCGAGAATCGTCACCGGAACCCGCCTCGTCCCCATGTGTGCTGACAAGCGCGACCTCCGGTTGTCACCCGCGGCGTCGATCCCGTCGCCCTGGTCAACGTTCGCATGA
- a CDS encoding SRPBCC domain-containing protein, producing MTGYVATAETDISASPKQVWTTLTDPEQIREFMFGAHVHTDWRVGHPIVWSGEYEGKPYEDKGEILAFEPGRLLRVTHYSPLTGQPDIPENYHTLTYELTDNGATTHLTLSQDNNASEEEADHARGMWQTHVSGIKKAAEHG from the coding sequence ATGACCGGATACGTCGCCACCGCGGAGACCGATATCAGCGCTTCGCCCAAGCAGGTGTGGACCACGCTGACCGACCCCGAACAGATTCGCGAGTTCATGTTCGGGGCGCACGTGCACACCGACTGGCGGGTGGGCCACCCGATCGTCTGGTCGGGCGAGTACGAGGGAAAACCGTACGAAGACAAGGGCGAGATCCTCGCATTCGAGCCCGGCCGCCTACTGCGAGTGACTCACTACAGCCCACTCACCGGCCAACCCGATATCCCGGAGAACTACCACACCCTCACCTACGAGCTGACCGACAACGGCGCGACCACCCACCTCACCCTGAGCCAGGACAACAACGCCAGCGAGGAAGAGGCCGACCACGCACGCGGCATGTGGCAGACCCACGTCAGCGGTATCAAGAAGGCCGCCGAACACGGTTAG
- a CDS encoding cold-shock protein — MTQGSVKWFNGEKGFGFIAQDGGGPDVFVHYSAVSGAGYKSLDEGQRVEFAVEQGQKGLQAQDVRAI; from the coding sequence ATGACTCAAGGCAGTGTTAAGTGGTTCAACGGCGAAAAGGGCTTCGGCTTCATCGCTCAAGATGGAGGCGGCCCCGACGTCTTCGTGCATTACTCGGCCGTCAGCGGCGCGGGTTACAAATCCCTCGATGAGGGTCAGCGTGTCGAGTTCGCGGTAGAGCAGGGCCAGAAGGGCCTGCAGGCCCAGGACGTCCGCGCCATCTGA
- a CDS encoding MFS transporter: MTDIGISPRQAVPRVDSTRLVLILVCASQFMVILDSSIVNVALPTIQHDLGFSASGIAWVVNGYLLTFGGFMLLGGRAADLFGQRRVLIGGLALFTAASLVSGLAMAPGVLVAARVTQGLGAALLAPATVAVLHTRFTEPNARARAFGAWSASGGVGGMAGALAGGAITTGLSWRWIFLINVPIGAILIALAWMALSGKQIRNKATLDLAGAITGTAGLALLILGVMRTADHSWASPSVLGAMGAGVLLLVIFTVVQARFAAQPLMPLRLFGIRRVALGGGMLLLFGGIAVAMWYFTSLFLQNVLGYDAFHAGLGQTPAAVMFLVIARVAAALLPRIGARAVLLAGCACLVVGFVWLAQAHAGSAYLTAVLGPTLVIAIGIGLTFPTLMATTTAAVSDSDAGIVGGIAGTANQSGGSIGLAALAAVAAAGTAHESGQSPAVGLATGYSVVFLLAAGLGVAIAIIGLLLPRNHIDS; this comes from the coding sequence ATGACCGACATCGGTATCTCGCCCCGGCAGGCCGTACCCCGTGTCGACTCGACGCGGTTGGTGCTGATCCTGGTGTGCGCCAGTCAATTCATGGTCATTCTGGATTCGTCGATCGTGAATGTCGCGCTGCCGACCATCCAGCACGACCTCGGCTTCAGCGCCAGCGGGATTGCCTGGGTGGTCAACGGTTACCTGTTGACCTTCGGGGGATTCATGCTCCTCGGGGGACGCGCCGCGGACCTGTTCGGGCAGCGGCGCGTACTGATCGGGGGACTGGCCCTGTTCACCGCGGCGAGCCTGGTCAGTGGCCTGGCAATGGCGCCGGGAGTGCTGGTGGCGGCCCGGGTGACACAGGGCTTGGGCGCCGCGCTGCTGGCGCCCGCGACGGTGGCGGTGCTGCACACCCGCTTCACCGAGCCGAATGCGCGGGCCCGAGCGTTCGGCGCCTGGTCCGCCTCCGGCGGTGTCGGCGGGATGGCGGGTGCGCTGGCGGGCGGTGCGATCACCACCGGGCTCTCCTGGCGCTGGATCTTCCTGATCAATGTTCCGATCGGCGCGATACTCATCGCCCTGGCGTGGATGGCCCTGTCCGGCAAGCAAATCCGGAACAAGGCGACGCTGGATCTCGCCGGTGCCATTACCGGGACAGCCGGATTGGCCCTATTGATCCTCGGGGTTATGCGCACCGCCGACCACAGCTGGGCATCGCCATCGGTGCTCGGCGCGATGGGTGCGGGGGTACTGCTGCTGGTGATCTTCACGGTGGTGCAGGCGCGGTTCGCCGCTCAACCGCTGATGCCCTTGCGGCTTTTCGGAATTCGACGGGTCGCCCTCGGTGGCGGCATGCTGCTGTTGTTCGGCGGTATCGCCGTCGCGATGTGGTACTTCACCTCACTGTTTCTGCAGAATGTATTGGGCTACGACGCATTTCACGCCGGTCTCGGGCAGACCCCCGCGGCGGTCATGTTCCTGGTCATCGCCCGGGTGGCCGCGGCACTGCTGCCGCGCATCGGGGCGCGGGCGGTGTTGCTGGCCGGATGTGCTTGTCTCGTGGTCGGTTTCGTCTGGCTCGCCCAGGCCCATGCCGGGAGCGCCTACCTCACCGCGGTGCTCGGGCCCACCCTGGTCATCGCGATCGGCATCGGCTTGACCTTCCCCACGCTGATGGCCACCACAACCGCCGCGGTCTCGGACAGCGATGCCGGAATCGTCGGCGGGATCGCCGGCACCGCGAACCAATCCGGCGGATCGATCGGCCTGGCGGCGCTGGCCGCGGTCGCCGCGGCCGGGACCGCGCATGAATCCGGGCAGAGCCCGGCGGTCGGTCTCGCCACCGGCTACAGCGTGGTCTTCCTGCTGGCGGCCGGGCTCGGTGTCGCGATCGCAATCATCGGCCTGCTGCTTCCCCGCAACCACATCGACTCATGA
- a CDS encoding NADH-quinone oxidoreductase subunit B family protein encodes MGWMRKILRVGRVAEPQPAAPPRIEAPAAVRDSLQLRHVDVGSCNGCEVEISGAFGPIYDAERYGARLVASPRHGDGLLVTGVVTRNMAEALRRTYAATPGPKVVIACGDCALNRGVFANAYGVAGTVGEVVPVDVAIPGCPPPPEAIVAALRSVTGR; translated from the coding sequence ATGGGTTGGATGCGGAAGATACTGCGGGTCGGCCGGGTGGCCGAGCCCCAACCCGCCGCACCGCCGCGCATCGAAGCCCCTGCGGCGGTGCGGGATTCGCTGCAATTGCGTCATGTGGACGTGGGCTCGTGCAATGGCTGCGAGGTGGAGATCTCCGGTGCGTTCGGGCCCATATACGATGCGGAGCGCTACGGCGCGCGGTTGGTCGCCTCGCCTCGGCACGGCGACGGATTGCTCGTGACCGGCGTGGTGACCCGGAACATGGCCGAGGCATTGCGGCGCACTTACGCGGCGACACCCGGACCGAAAGTCGTGATCGCCTGTGGTGATTGCGCTTTGAACCGAGGCGTGTTCGCGAACGCGTACGGCGTAGCGGGCACGGTTGGCGAGGTCGTACCCGTCGATGTCGCGATTCCCGGGTGCCCCCCGCCTCCGGAGGCGATAGTCGCGGCGCTACGGTCGGTGACCGGCCGGTGA
- a CDS encoding respiratory chain complex I subunit 1 family protein, with protein sequence MAYAAGAAQIGGVVVGAPLVLGAMRQIRARAQGRAGAGIQQPWRDLRKQLRKQSITPTGTTIVFAAAPLVLAATTLVVAAVAPLVATGSPLDPAADLFAVVGLLLVGTVASALGGIDTGTAFGGMGASREMVIAALVEPTILLSVFALSIPGGSSNLGALVANNLDHPGRVVSLSAVLAAAALVVVIIAETGRLPVDNPATHLELTMVHEAMVLEYTGPRLALIEWAAAMRLTVLLALLANLFLPWGIAGSQPSAIGVAVGLLAIAAKVTVLATLLAFVEVFIAKLRLFRVPELLAGSFLLALLSVTAASFFTAKGVS encoded by the coding sequence ATGGCGTACGCGGCCGGGGCCGCGCAGATCGGCGGCGTCGTCGTCGGAGCACCGCTCGTGCTCGGCGCGATGCGGCAGATTCGCGCACGAGCACAGGGCCGCGCCGGAGCCGGGATCCAGCAGCCATGGCGAGATCTGCGCAAACAGCTTCGCAAGCAATCGATCACGCCGACGGGCACCACGATCGTCTTCGCCGCCGCGCCACTGGTACTCGCGGCCACCACACTCGTGGTCGCCGCGGTCGCGCCGCTGGTGGCGACCGGCTCACCGCTGGATCCCGCGGCCGATCTGTTCGCCGTGGTCGGTCTGTTACTCGTCGGCACGGTGGCTTCCGCGCTCGGTGGGATCGACACCGGCACGGCCTTCGGCGGCATGGGCGCCAGCCGGGAGATGGTCATCGCGGCTCTGGTCGAGCCCACCATTCTGCTGTCGGTGTTCGCGCTGTCGATTCCCGGCGGTTCATCGAATCTCGGTGCGCTGGTGGCGAACAACCTCGACCATCCGGGCCGGGTGGTGTCGTTGAGCGCGGTCTTGGCCGCTGCCGCACTGGTGGTCGTGATCATCGCCGAGACCGGTCGGCTGCCCGTGGACAACCCGGCCACCCATCTGGAGCTGACCATGGTGCACGAGGCCATGGTCCTCGAATACACCGGGCCCCGGCTGGCCTTGATCGAATGGGCGGCGGCCATGCGGCTGACGGTGCTGCTCGCCCTGCTGGCAAACCTGTTCCTGCCGTGGGGAATCGCGGGCAGTCAGCCCAGTGCGATCGGCGTCGCGGTCGGACTGCTCGCCATTGCCGCCAAGGTGACGGTGCTGGCCACGCTGCTCGCCTTCGTGGAGGTATTCATTGCCAAGCTGCGACTGTTCCGGGTGCCCGAGTTGCTCGCGGGCTCGTTCCTGCTGGCATTGCTCTCGGTGACCGCCGCGAGCTTCTTCACCGCCAAAGGCGTTTCATGA
- a CDS encoding zinc-binding alcohol dehydrogenase family protein, with protein MRAWRVEKPAAIDDGPLRFDEVAVPEPATGELLVRVLACGVCRTDLHVTEGDLPVHRVGVIPGHEVVGEVVALGSGNSTEFDIGDRVGIAWLRHTCGECRYCLRGAENLCPRSRYTGWDADGGYAEYATVPADFALPLPSGYTPAELAPLLCAGIIGYRALERAALPEGGRLGIYGFGGSAHLAAQVALARGAEVHVMTRDSAARALALELGASSAQGAADPPPVPLDSAILFAPVGDLVPPAMAALDRGGILSIAGIHLSDIPPLNYQRHLFQEREIRSVTANTRRDARDFLTFAGEHHLEVTVHPYPLQRADHALADLAHGRFAGAAVLLP; from the coding sequence ATGCGTGCGTGGCGTGTGGAGAAACCCGCGGCGATCGATGACGGGCCGCTGCGGTTCGACGAGGTAGCGGTTCCCGAGCCGGCGACCGGCGAGTTACTGGTGCGCGTGCTCGCCTGCGGCGTGTGCCGGACGGATCTGCACGTGACCGAGGGAGATCTGCCGGTACACCGGGTGGGGGTCATCCCCGGGCACGAGGTGGTCGGGGAGGTCGTAGCCCTGGGGTCCGGTAACTCCACGGAATTCGATATCGGTGACCGGGTGGGTATCGCATGGCTGCGGCACACCTGCGGAGAATGCCGTTACTGTCTGCGCGGAGCCGAGAATCTGTGCCCGCGATCGCGCTATACCGGCTGGGACGCCGACGGCGGATACGCCGAATATGCCACGGTCCCCGCCGATTTCGCGCTCCCGCTACCGTCCGGCTACACCCCGGCCGAACTCGCGCCGCTGCTGTGCGCCGGAATCATCGGATATCGGGCGCTCGAACGCGCGGCACTGCCCGAGGGCGGGCGACTGGGGATCTACGGGTTCGGCGGCAGCGCGCACCTCGCCGCACAGGTCGCATTGGCTCGCGGCGCGGAAGTCCATGTGATGACCCGGGATTCGGCCGCCCGAGCGCTCGCCCTGGAGTTGGGTGCCAGCTCCGCGCAGGGCGCGGCCGACCCACCACCCGTGCCGCTCGATTCCGCGATCCTGTTCGCACCGGTCGGCGATCTGGTGCCACCGGCCATGGCGGCCCTGGATCGCGGCGGAATACTCTCCATCGCCGGTATCCATCTCAGCGATATCCCGCCCCTGAACTATCAGCGACATCTATTCCAGGAGAGGGAGATTCGCTCGGTCACCGCCAATACTCGCCGGGACGCGCGCGACTTCCTGACCTTCGCCGGTGAGCACCACCTGGAGGTGACCGTGCACCCGTACCCGCTCCAGCGAGCCGATCACGCGCTCGCCGACCTGGCCCATGGCCGTTTCGCGGGCGCCGCGGTCCTGCTGCCCTAG
- a CDS encoding sigma 54 modulation/S30EA ribosomal C-terminal domain-containing protein: MRRKTVALRTAEPLTAAAVMDAMDYDAHLFTDAETAEDSILYRARQTGLRLARQRCVQPPRSALASAATPIPLITTPRPAPVLTEHNAADRVCEFGLPFLFYTDFDTGRGHLMYRRYDADLGLITPASSAAACS, translated from the coding sequence GTGCGTCGCAAGACCGTTGCGTTGCGCACCGCCGAACCGCTCACTGCGGCAGCGGTAATGGATGCGATGGACTACGACGCGCACCTTTTCACCGACGCCGAGACCGCTGAGGACTCGATCCTGTACCGCGCCCGGCAAACCGGGCTACGCCTGGCCCGGCAGCGTTGTGTCCAGCCACCGCGCAGCGCGCTGGCCAGTGCGGCCACCCCGATACCGCTGATCACCACTCCACGTCCAGCGCCGGTACTGACGGAGCACAACGCGGCTGACCGCGTATGCGAGTTCGGACTGCCGTTCCTGTTCTACACCGACTTCGATACCGGACGGGGCCACCTCATGTATCGCCGCTACGATGCCGACCTCGGCCTGATCACACCCGCCTCCAGTGCGGCGGCGTGCTCATGA